One Formosa sp. Hel3_A1_48 genomic window, ACCCTTAAATCCAAAATAACTGAGAACGAAATTTGTCCCAGCTAGAAACATAAAAAACACAACAATATATTGTATCATTGGCGAATCGTTCCAATGAGCTAAACTGTCATTTTTTGTTGAAAACCCACCTGTTGAAAGCGTACTCATAGAATGATTTAGCGCATCAAAAAAGGACATTCCAGCAAGCTTCAAAAATAGCGTTTCTGCAGCAGTGTAACCGACATAGATAAGCCATAACCGCTTTGCCGTATCTGTGATTCTAGGATGTAGTTTATCTGTACTCGGGCCAGGGGCTTCAGCAGCAAACAACTGCATACCTCCAATGCCTAATAATGGTAAGATAGCAATCGCCAAAACAATAATCCCCATACCCCCTATCCAATGGGTCAGACTTCGCCAAAACAGAACACCTTTTGGAAGTACTTCAATATCGGTGAGTATACTTGCGCCAGTAGTTGTATAGCCTGAAATAGTCTCAAAAAAAGCATTTGTAAAATTCGTAATAGAACCTGTCAAAATATAAGGCAGCGTACCGGAAAGAGCCATTACTACCCAACCAAAAGCAACTACTATATACCCTTGTCTTTTGGTCATTTCCTTAGAATGGTTTTTAGTAAAAATCATAGCTAAAAATCCAATTACTAAAACAGATATTCCGGAGAGCACTAATTGATTTGTAGCTCCATCGCTATACATAAAACTCAACAATGCCGCCAATAGCATAAACCCGCCATTAAACAGCAACAAGAGCCCAAAAAAATGAATTATAATTTTATTGTTTTGTTTCATTACAATACTTAGAAGAAAAGACGCTCGACCTTGCTAATTGCCTCAGGCAGACAACAGACTACGACACGGTCTCCAGGTTCAATTTTAAAATCTCCTAAAGCAATGATCCCTGATTCATTCCTTATTACCCCGCCAATGATTGCTGCTCTAGGAAAGTCAACTTCTTTGATGAATTGATAACATATTCTTGATGTTGGCTTCACAACGAATTCCAATAATTCGGCTTTCATATTAGCAAGCTTAGTCATTGCTACTACCTCACCTTTTCGTACATATCTAAAAATGCTGTTGGCTGCAAGCAATTTTTTATTTATTAGAGTATCTACTCCAATGGAATGCGAAAGCGCAAAATAATCCATATTTTCGACCAAAGCTATAGTCTTTTTGACTCCTTTTGATTTCGCTACTAAACAAGACATGATATTTGTCTCTGAATTTCCAGTAACTGAAATAAAGGCATCCATTGCATTAATATTTTCTTCCTCTAAGAGTTCAACGTTTCTTCCATCTCCATTGATTACGAGTGCATTACTGAGTTGATCGGCCAATTCAAGGGCACGTTCTTTAGATTTTTCAACAATTTTTATATTGAAATCAGTTTTTGAGAGTTCTTTGGCGGTGATAGCCCCAATTTGCCCACCTCCCAAAATCATTATATCTTTAATTTGAGTTTTTCGTTTACCTGTGAGTTTGCATAATTCCTCATCTCCTCCTTCAGATGTAATAAAAACAACACGGTCTCCTTCCTTAAAAACAGTATCTCCTCTTGGGATAAGCGTGAGATGAGAACCGTATCTTTGGATTGCTATGGGGATAAAATGAATATCCGAAAGTAATTGAGCCGCTACTTTTACTTGTTTGTCAATGATTTTTGCATCCGCGGAAAGGGTTAAGCCCAGCATTGTAAGGGCTCCATCTTCAAAGGCATATGTGTCATTAAAAACAGATTGATTGAGAAGCAATTCTATTTCTGAAGAAGCCAAGGATTCAGGCGAAATAAGCTCATCAATACCTAAAGTCTCAAAGCCAACTTCGTCTTTATGCTCAATGAACTCGGTATTGGAAATCCGGGCAATAGTGCGCTTGGCGCCTAATTGTTTGGCCAAGACGCAAGAGGTGATATTTGCTGTTTGAGATGAAGTTACTGAAACAAATAAATCTGCATTTGCTATATTCGATTCTTTCAATACAGATACTGAAGTGATATCGCCTTTAACAACTTTTATATCCAAATGTGTTTCTGCATAGGCTAGCCGTTCTTTGTCCAAATCAATAAGTATGATTTCCTGAGATTCGTAGGACAAAAGCTTTGCCAAGTGAAATCCGACTTCTCCAGCGCCGGCAATAATAATTTTCATCAATTATCAGTTAAAGAGATGCGCAAATATACGTTATTTTTAGGGATTTGTCTGCGAATTGTATTTCTTTGCACTGCAAAAATATTTCAATTTCAATTTGACTATATGTCCAAAAAGATAACGCCCTACAAAGACAGTTCACTCTCCAAAAAGGAACAAATTGCTAAAATGTTTGATACTATTTCAAACGAGTATGATGGTTTGAATCGTGTTATATCATTTGGAATAGATATAAAATGGCGTAAAAAAGTCGTTAAAATTGTAGCTAATAAAAATCCCGAATCCGTTCTAGATATTGCCACTGGAACAGGAGATTTGGCTATTAATCTAACCCAAACCAATGCCAAAAAAATAATTGGCTTGGACATCAGTGAAGGGATGTTAGAAGTTGGACGAAAAAAAATAGATCAAAAAAAATTAAATGATACTATTAATATGGTTGTGGGAGATTCGGAAAATTTACCTTTCGACGACAATAGCTTTGATGCTATAACCGTAGCCTTTGGGGTTCGTAATTTTGAGCACTTGGAGGTTGGTCTATCAGAAATATTAAGGGTACTAAAACCCAATGGAGTATTTGTGGTTCTGGAAACTTCAGTACCGACAAAATTTCCATTTAGACAAGGCTATTTTTTGTACACAAAAATCTTACTGCCCATCATTGGAAAATTGTTCTCTAAGGACAAAGATGCTTACAGTTATTTAAGCTCATCTGCGGCAAAATTTCCCTATGGTAAAGCCTTCAACAATATTTTGACAAAAACAGGGTTTATATCAACACAATCCTTTGCACAAACATTTGGCGTGGCAACAATTTATACTGCATCGAAACAATGAGAACAAAAATTCTAATTAGTTTTCTTTTTTTTAGCATATCAATATTTGAGAGTGAAGCTCAGCTCTTTACAAAAGAACGCTTGTTGAATAATGAAAATTTTGACAAAGCTCCACTATCTTACGGATATTATTTAGGTTTTAATAGTTATGATTTTAATATCGACTACAAAACTAATGTTAAAGATATACAGGTCTTAAAAGCTGTAGGTTTTAATGTTGGGCTAATTGGTAATGTTAGAATCAACGATTATTTTGATATTCGTTTGGAACCAGGACTCGTGATGTCAAACAGGACCTTAAGCTACAGCAATACTTACTTTGATGGTCTTACTTATGAGGAAAAAGACCTAGAACGTGAAATACGATCTACTTACATTCATATTCCACTACTAATTAAAATTTCAACAAAGCGAATCAACAACATCAAACCATTTATCGTTGGTGGAATATCTACTGCACTAAACCTGTCCAGCAATCAAGACAATCCGGATGATAACAGCAATGGTAATTTTAGAATGATAAAAAATAATGTATTCTACGAATTAGGAGTTGGCATAGATATTTATCTTACTTGGTTTAAATTTACCCCATCGCTGAGAGGGGTATTTTCGTTGAATGATGAGCATGTTCCGGATTTTGATGCCAACAGCCCTTGGACCAGCAACATCGATCAAATGCAAACCCGTGGCCTTTTTATAAATTTCACGTTTCAGTAGAACGTCTTCTATATTCGCTTAAAAAAATTGACACAGCATTGGCAACGTTAAGACTTTCTGTTTTTTTGAAAGCACCAAACCTAGGAATAGAAAGTTTTTCCGTAAGCAAGGAAGATATATTTTCCGAAATACCATTGGCTTCATTTCCAAACACCAATATACCTGAGTTCGGAAAATTTGAAGCATAAACAGAAGTTCCTTCCATAAAAGTTCCCATGGCATTATCGGCAGATTTAATAAGAGGCGCCAAAGCGGTGTAATTAATATTTACTCTTGTATGTGAACCCATTGCGGCTTGGATAACTTTTGAGTTATAACAATCAACAGTTGCTGGACTACATACCAAATCGCGTATACCAAACCAATCGCAAAGTCGAATAATTGTTCCTAAATTTCCAGGATTATTTAAATCATCAAGAGCTAAGATCAGAGCAGAATCGTCAATAGGTTTGGGTTTGGGAATGCAAAAAATAGCTAAAACTTTATTGGGTGTTTTTAGGCTACTTATCTTGGAAAGCTCTTGAGTACTGATATGAACAAAAGCATTGGAATACTGCGCATAAAACGAATCTGTTGAAAAAATCTCAATAGGTTCATACTGGGCATCTAAAAACTCTTGGGTAACCTTAACTCCTTCAGAAACAAACATTTGCTCTTGAGAACGCTGCTTTTTTTTACTTAAACTAAGTATTCGCTTTGTTTGGTTTTTAGTTAACATCTAAAAAATGTACATTTGATTTAAATTTATTTAGACTATAAATCTAAATTTTATTTATGTCTTGTTGAAGGATTCGCTAAAAAAAATATTTTTTATTTATTCAGTTGCTTACATCTGCACCGCTTGCGACGCCGTCAAAAGAGTTGGAAGCGAGGACCGTTTGTTAGTAAAAAACTCCTTCACAGTCAATGGAAAAAACACAAAATCTGAAACACTATCCAAACTTTCATTTCAACAAGTTAATAGTACAATACTAGGAATACCTGTTCGACTTCATATATACAATCTGGCACGCCCCAATAAAGATTCAATATTTGAAAAATGGCTGAATAAACACCCCAAACGAAAGCAACGCCTAATTAATAAATTTTCTAAAAAACAGCTGGATCAACTCAAAAAATCATCTTTGGGCTTCAACAGTTGGTTGAAAAAAACTGGTGAAGTACCAAGTATTTTAGATAGTTTAAAAATCAAAAAAACAAAACTAAATCTCGAACGTTATTATTTTTCAAAAGGTTGGTTTGATAGAAAAATTGAATATGAAATCGACACTTTAGGTAATAAACGAGCAACATTAGCTTATAAAATTCAAACAGGTACAGCTTACAACATTGGAGCTATTAAAACTAATATAGAAACGCCAGTTTTAGAATTATTATTCGAGAAAAGTAAAGAAAATTCATTCATTAAAAAAGGGAAACAATTTGATATATCAGATTTTGAAAATGAACGAAACCGATTAACAACACACTTTAGGAACTCTGGAGTTTATCACTTTTCACAAGACTATATAAGTTTTGAAAACGATACGATCGGAACCAAACATAATGTAGACCTTGAAATCAATATTCCTAATAGAATATTGAGAACCCAAGACAGTACAATTCAGGAACCCTTTAAAACATACCGCATCAAAGAGGTGAATATTTTTACAGATGCATCTTTCAAAAACAGGAATGAGTCTGAGCCTAAAAAAACCGCAACACACGATGGCTTTAACTTTTATAATTATGGCGCATTAAAATACAAACCAAAAGCCATAACGAATGCTGTTTTAGTAAATAAAGGTGACTTATATAGTGATTTGGATAGGAAGCGAACTTATGGATATTTAAGTCAGTTAAACTCGTTTAAATACCCCAATATTGAATATATCGAAAATAGCATTGATTCAACATTAACCGCAAACATTTACCTTAACCCAAGAAAAAAATATGGTTTGGGATTTGACTTTGACATTTCTCAAAGTAATATTCAAAAAATTGGATTTTCGTTCAGTTCTGGGGTTTTGATACGAAATATTTTAAGGGGTGCTGAAACCTTAGAAATCTCTGCTTTGGGAGCTATTGGGGCCTCAAAAGACGGAGCTAAATCTGAAGATCAGTTTTTTGATATTAATGAGCTTGGCGCAGATATAAAACTTAATATTCCTAGACTATTTTTCCCATTCAATACTGAGAAAATCATTCCAAAATATATGTCCCCAACATCACAGCTAAGCATGGGCTTCACTAGTCAAAAAAATATAGGTTTGGATAAACGTACACTAAACGGGCGATTGAGCTACAATTGGAATCCCAAACAAAGCAAGACAAACAACCTAGATCTAATTAATTTACAATATGTTAGAAATCTAAACCCTGGAAATTACTTTAGTGTATACCAAAACTCTTTCAATAGACTTGAAAACATTGCATTAAACAGCTACCCAACTCCAAATGATTATTTAGTTTCAAATCCAGATGGATCAAATGCATTAGACTTATCGAGAGCTGATGATTTCATAGGGCTTGTAAGTTCAGATGCAACTTTCCAAAACACAAATCCTAATGATTTTCGAAGTGTTAGGAACATCAAGGAACGTAAAAATAGATTAACCCAAAACAACTTTATCCTTGCAAGTAATTTCAGCCTAATAAATGACAATAGGGAAAATAATTACGATACAGATTTTTCAATCTTTCGTTTTAAGCTAGAGCTGGCCGGAAATATTCTAAACGGAGCAGCAGATTTATTGAATTTGAAAAAAAATGACAATGGGGAGTTCGAAATAAATAATGTGGCTTTTTCCCAATATGCCAAAACAGAAATCGATTACATCAAGCTCTGGGATTTGGGTCGAAATAATGTTCTTGCACTTAGAACTTTTTTAGGTATTGCTGTTCCGCTTGGAAACTCTAATAACATTCCTTTTTCCAAAAGTTTTTTCGCTGGAGGATCAAATGACAACCGCGCTTGGACAGCCTACAACCTAGGACCAGGTCGTTCCGATAATAATAATGAATTCAACGAAGCGAATATGAAAATTGCATTTAGTCTTGAACACAGGTATAATTTATTTGGTCAACTTGATGGTGCTTTTTTTGTAGATGCAGGAAATATATGGAATGTTCTTGATGAAGTTGAAGACCCCAAAGCAACTTTTGACAGCTTCAAATCATTAAAAGATATTGCTTTAGGTGCCGGAATTGGACTTCGATATGATTTTGATTTTTTTATTCTACGCCTTGACACAGGATTCAAAACATACAACCCCGCCCTTTCCAAAGATCAACGTTGGCTACGTGATTTTAATTTCGGAAACGCAGTGTACAACATTGGAATCAATTATCCATTTTAGACTAAACTCACCTCAAACGTTTTCGTATAAATTTAATGATATGTCGTGTTAAAATTTTAACATTAAGGGATTTATTTTAGTACTTTTGACGCAAATTTAAAACCATCACAAATGAGTCATTCAATACAACCTGGTGTAGCCACAGGACGCGAAGTTCAAAAGATTTTCAAACTTGCAAAAGAAAAAGGATTTGCACTACCTGCTGTTAATGTAATCGGATCAAATACGATCAATAGTGTTCTTGAAACTGCAAAAGCACTTAATGCGCCTGTCATCATTCAGTTTTCAAATGGTGGTGGTCAATTCAATGCTGGAAAAGGTCTTTCCAACGACAATCAAAAAGCGGCTATTGCAGGCTCAATTGCTGGCGCTAAACACGTTCATGAAATGGCGGAGGCTTATGGCGTTCCAGTAATTCTTCATACCGACCACTGTGCAAAAAAATTGTTGCCATGGATCGATGGTTTATTAGATGCTTCTGAAAAACATTTTGAAGAAACAGGAAAATCACTTTACAGCTCACACATGATTGATCTTTCGGAAGAGCCCCTTGAAGAAAATATTGAAATCTGTAAAGCATACTTAAAAAGAATGTCTAAAATGGGAATGACACTCGAAATTGAATTAGGCATCACAGGTGGCGAAGAGGATGGTGTTGACAATAGCGATGTAGACGTTTCAAAATTGTACACACAACCTGAAGAGGTGGCTTATGCTTATGAAGAATTGAGTAAAGTAAGCGACCAGTTTACCATCGCAGCGGCATTTGGAAATGTTCATGGGGTATACAAACCTGGGAACGTGAAGCTAACTCCAAAAATTCTCAAGAACTCCCAAGAATATATTACTGAAAAATATGGCGTTTCTGAAAACCATATTGATTTTGTTTTCCATGGGGGATCTGGCTCAACTGTTGAAGAAATTCGTGAAGCAATTGGATATGGTGTAATTAAAATGAATATTGATACCGATCTTCAATATGCATTCATGACAGGAGTTCGTGATGATTTTAAGAAAAATCAAGATTATTTGGCGGCACAAATTGGAAATCCAGAAGGCGAAGATGTACCAAATAAAAAATACTACGACCCGAGACGTTGGTTAAGACAAGGAGAACAAACATTTGTTGCGCGTCTAAAAAAGGCCTTCGAGGATTTGAACAATGTAGATACATTGTAAAAAAATATCATTAAATTTGTTTTTCATTCTAAATCAATCAGAACAAAATGGCGTGGTTTAAAAGAACAGACAAAGGAATTCAGACTCCTACAGAAGCGAAGCGTGACACCCCAAAAGGCTTGTGGTACAAATCGCCAACCGGAAAAATCATTGAAACAGAAGAATTAGAACGTAATTTCTTTGTCAGCCCAGAAGACGGATACCACGTACGTATAGGTAGTAATGAATATTTTAATCTTTTATTTGATGACAACAAATTTAAAGAGCTTGATAAGAAAGTAACTTCCAAAGATCCTCTAAAATTTACTGACAAAAAAAAATATATTGACCGCCTAAAAGCTGCACAAGAAAAAACAAAACTCAATGATGCTGTACGAACAGCTGTTGGGAAGTCCAAAGGCAAAGACTTAGTCGTGGCTTGTATGGATTTTAGTTTTATTGGAGGTTCGATGGGAAGTGTTGTAGGAGAAAAAATTGCTCGTGCTGCAGATTACTCGCTAAAGAAAAAGCTTCCATTCATGATCATTTCAAAATCAGGGGGAGCACGAATGATGGAAGCCGCGTTATCGTTGATGCAACTGGCGAAAACCTCAGCAAAACTAGCACAATTGGCCGATGCAGGTATTCCTTACATTTCATTGTGTACCGATCCCACAACAGGCGGTACAACAGCATCTTTTGCAATGCTAGGTGATATTAACATCAGTGAACCTGGAGCACTTATAGGCTTTGCAGGGCCACGTGTTGTTCGTGATACGACTGGAAAAGAATTACCAGAAGGGTTTCAAACTGCTGAATTTGTCTTAGAACATGGCTTTTTGGATTTTATTACACACCGTGAATATTTAAAAGACAAAGTCAATCAATACATCGATTTGATCTTGAATCAACCGATCAGAGCATAATTTCTTTAAAATTATGTTTATATCACACGATTTTCATATATTTGCCGCCTGATTATGATCGCCGTAATCAATGCATAAAAATTATTTAAATAAATATTGGAATGTACTTAACAAAAGAAACAAAAGAAGAAATCTTTAAAAAATACGGAAAAGATGCTAAAAATACCGGTTCTGCTGAAGGCCAAATTGCATTATTTACACACCGTATCAATCACCTCACCGACCACTTAAAGCAAAACCGAAAAGACTTTAATACAGAGCGTTCATTGGTAAAGCTTGTAGGAAAGCGTCGATCTCTATTGGATTATTTAATTAAAAAAGATATCCTTAGGTACCGTGCGATTGTTAAAGAGTTAGGATTAAGAAAATAAATATACCAAAAAGAGGCCAATAGCCTCTTTTTTGTTTTTATGTGTATCTTTACACAAACTATAGAAGAAGCTAATTAAAGTTTTTCATTGGTCACACCACACAACAACAACACAACACCAATGTTTAATTAGAAAAAAATAAAATGATTCCAAAAGTATTTAAAGAGGTCATCGACCTCGGCGATGGAAGAGAAATCTCTATCGAAACAGGGAAACTTGCCAAGCAAGCCCATGGCTCTGTGGTAGTACAATCTGGCAAATGTATGTTGCTTTGTACTGTAGTTTCCAATTACAAACAATCGGATGTAGATTTTCTACCTCTTACAGTAGACTACCGCGAAAAATTCGCTGCAGCAGGACGCTATCCAGGCGGATTCTTCAAAAGAGAAGCGCGCCCAAGTGATGGTGAAGTTCTAACCATGCGTCTTGTTGATCGTGTATTACGTCCATTGTTTCCAAAAGATTATCATTCAGAGACTCAAGTAATGATTCAGTTGATGTCTCATGACGAAGATGTAATGCCTGATGCTATGGCTGGGTTAGCCGCATCTGCTGCAATTCAACTTTCTGATTTTCCTTTTGAATGTGCCATTTCTGAAGCTAGAGTGGGGCGTATCAATGGAGAATTTATTATTAATCCTACTCGCGCACAGCTAGAAGAATCTGATATCGATATGATGATTGGCGCTTCTGCTGACTCTGTCATGATGGTAGAAGGGGAAATGGATGAAATATCTGAAGAAGAAATGACTGAAGCCATTAAGTTCGCACATGAAGCCATTAAGGCACAATGTGCAGCACAGGAACGATTGGCTGAAGCATTTGGCAAAAAAGAAGTTCGAGAGTATGAACCAGAGCGTGCAGACGAAGATTTAGCACAAAAAGTTCATGATATGGCCTACGATAAAGTCTACGCAGTGGCTAAAGCTGGTTCCGCTAAACACGAAAGAAGTGCAGCGTTTTCAGAAATAAAAGACGAGATTGTAGATTCATTTACAGAAGAGGAACAAGAAGAGTACGGAGGATTAATTTCTAAGTATTATAGAAAAGCAGAAAAAGCTGCTGTACGTGATTTAACGCTTAACGAAGGATTGCGCTTGGACGGTAGAAAAACAGACGAAATCAGACCTATTTGGTGTGAAGTAGACTATTTACCATCTACGCATGGTTCGTCAATTTTTACTAGAGGTGAAACACAAGCCTTGGCAACCGTAACCCTAGGAACTTCAAGAGATGCAAATCAGATTGACATGCCATCTCATGAAGGCGAAGAGCGTTTTTATTTACATTACAACTTCCCTCCTTTCTCGACTGGTGAGGCTCGCCCAATTCGCGGAACATCGCGTCGTGAAGTAGGACATGGAAACTTAGCACAACGCGCACTTAAGGGAATGGTACCAGAAGATTGCCCATATACTGTACGTGTTGTTAGTGAAGTTTTAGAAAGCAACGGATCATCATCTATGGCCACCGTTTGTTCTGGAACTATGGCACTTATGGATGCTGGGGTTCAACTGAAAAAACCAGTTTCTGGAATTGCAATGGGACTTATATCTGATGCTGATTCAGGAAAATACGCTGTATTATCTGATATTTTAGGGGATGAAGATCATCTAGGAGATATGGATTTTAAAGTCACTGGAACAGCAGACGGGATTACGGCTTGTCAAATGGACATCAAAGTCAAAGGCTTATCGTACGAAATTTTAGTCAATGCACTAAATCAAGCACGTGAAGGTCGACTGCATATTTTAGAAAAACTAACAGATACTATTGAAGCACCTGCTGCAGATGTGAAAGCGCATGCACCAAAAATGGTGACCCGAATAATTCCAAATGAATTTATTGGCGCACTAATTGGTCCTGGTGGTAAAGTGATTCAAGAACTTCAAAAAGAGACAGGAA contains:
- a CDS encoding polyribonucleotide nucleotidyltransferase, which translates into the protein MIPKVFKEVIDLGDGREISIETGKLAKQAHGSVVVQSGKCMLLCTVVSNYKQSDVDFLPLTVDYREKFAAAGRYPGGFFKREARPSDGEVLTMRLVDRVLRPLFPKDYHSETQVMIQLMSHDEDVMPDAMAGLAASAAIQLSDFPFECAISEARVGRINGEFIINPTRAQLEESDIDMMIGASADSVMMVEGEMDEISEEEMTEAIKFAHEAIKAQCAAQERLAEAFGKKEVREYEPERADEDLAQKVHDMAYDKVYAVAKAGSAKHERSAAFSEIKDEIVDSFTEEEQEEYGGLISKYYRKAEKAAVRDLTLNEGLRLDGRKTDEIRPIWCEVDYLPSTHGSSIFTRGETQALATVTLGTSRDANQIDMPSHEGEERFYLHYNFPPFSTGEARPIRGTSRREVGHGNLAQRALKGMVPEDCPYTVRVVSEVLESNGSSSMATVCSGTMALMDAGVQLKKPVSGIAMGLISDADSGKYAVLSDILGDEDHLGDMDFKVTGTADGITACQMDIKVKGLSYEILVNALNQAREGRLHILEKLTDTIEAPAADVKAHAPKMVTRIIPNEFIGALIGPGGKVIQELQKETGTTIVINEDPVTEEGIVEILGTDQDGIDAVLAKIDSIMFKPEVGSAYEVKVIKMLDFGAVVEYIEAPGNEVLLHVSELAWERTENVSDVVNMGDVFDVKYFGIDSRTRKEKVSRKALLPKPEGYVERPPRDRKPNNRGRDNRRNDRKPRRD